A stretch of the Streptomyces venezuelae genome encodes the following:
- a CDS encoding MarR family winged helix-turn-helix transcriptional regulator, producing the protein MTTSPGTGTHAQAIAERQLCGLVNGLAQRITEHVRERATALGITAPQATALREMSGPMTMRELAERMSCEPSNTTFVVDKLEKQGLVERHPHPTDRRAKHLVLTAEGTALRTRLLELLAVDSPLSGLTPQEQRVLHGLLDQAIATGGASG; encoded by the coding sequence ATGACGACGTCCCCCGGCACCGGCACGCACGCGCAGGCAATCGCCGAGCGACAGCTGTGCGGTCTGGTGAACGGACTGGCCCAGCGGATCACCGAGCACGTACGGGAACGCGCCACCGCCCTGGGCATCACCGCGCCCCAGGCGACCGCGCTACGTGAGATGAGCGGGCCGATGACCATGCGGGAGCTCGCCGAGCGCATGAGCTGCGAGCCCTCGAACACCACCTTTGTCGTCGACAAGCTGGAGAAGCAGGGCCTGGTCGAGCGGCACCCGCACCCCACCGACCGGCGCGCCAAGCACCTCGTCCTCACCGCCGAGGGCACCGCTCTGCGGACCCGCCTCCTCGAACTGCTCGCCGTGGACTCCCCGCTGTCCGGCCTCACCCCGCAGGAGCAGCGCGTCCTGCACGGCCTGCTGGACCAGGCCATCGCCACTGGGGGGGCCTCCGGCTAG
- the ligD gene encoding non-homologous end-joining DNA ligase: protein MGAAGNAIELEAGGRKVRLSSPDKVYFPERGLTKLDVARYYLAVADGITRALRNRPTTLERYPDGVEGESFFQKRAPKNLPEWIPTAHIAFPSGRTADEICPTEPAAVLWAANLGCLTFHPWPVRREDTDHPDELRIDLDPQPGTDYHQAVVAAHELRDLLEELGLRGWPKTSGGRGLHVFVPIEPRWTFTEVRRCAIALGRELERRMPGKVTTAWWKEERGERIFVDYNQTARDRTIASAYSVRPRPHAPVSAPLRWNEIDSAEPRDFDIVTMPARYAELGDLHADMDRHAFSLEPVLELAHRDEHDHGLGDMPYPPDYPKMPGEPKRVQPSRARPDLETPE from the coding sequence ATGGGTGCTGCCGGAAATGCGATCGAGCTGGAGGCGGGCGGACGGAAGGTGCGGCTGTCCAGTCCCGACAAGGTCTACTTTCCGGAGCGCGGCCTCACCAAGCTCGACGTGGCCCGGTACTACCTGGCGGTGGCCGACGGCATCACCCGCGCCCTGCGCAACCGGCCCACCACCCTGGAGCGCTACCCGGACGGGGTCGAGGGCGAGTCCTTCTTCCAGAAGCGCGCGCCGAAGAACCTCCCGGAGTGGATCCCCACCGCGCACATCGCCTTCCCCAGCGGCCGTACCGCCGACGAGATCTGCCCGACCGAACCGGCCGCCGTGCTGTGGGCCGCCAACCTCGGCTGCCTCACCTTCCACCCCTGGCCGGTGCGGCGCGAGGACACCGACCACCCCGACGAGCTCCGGATCGACCTGGACCCGCAGCCCGGCACCGACTACCACCAGGCGGTGGTGGCCGCCCACGAGCTGCGCGACCTGCTGGAGGAGCTGGGCCTGCGCGGCTGGCCCAAGACCTCCGGCGGCCGTGGCCTGCACGTCTTCGTTCCGATCGAACCCCGCTGGACCTTCACCGAGGTACGGCGCTGCGCCATCGCCCTGGGCCGGGAACTGGAACGGCGCATGCCGGGGAAGGTCACCACGGCCTGGTGGAAGGAGGAGCGCGGCGAACGGATCTTCGTGGACTACAACCAGACGGCCCGCGACCGCACCATCGCCTCCGCCTACTCGGTCCGGCCCCGCCCGCACGCCCCGGTGTCGGCCCCGCTGCGGTGGAACGAGATCGACTCCGCCGAGCCCCGCGACTTCGACATCGTGACCATGCCGGCCCGGTACGCCGAGCTCGGCGATCTCCACGCGGACATGGACCGGCACGCGTTCAGCCTCGAACCGGTCCTCGAACTCGCCCACCGCGACGAACACGACCACGGCCTGGGCGACATGCCGTACCCGCCGGACTATCCGAAGATGCCGGGCGAACCCAAACGCGTCCAGCCGAGCCGGGCCCGCCCGGACCTGGAGACCCCCGAGTGA
- a CDS encoding helix-turn-helix transcriptional regulator, translating into MSNDEESELAEVLTAVGPRLRELRRTRGTTLAQLSEATGISLSTLSRLESGQRKPTLELLLPLAKAHRVALDELVGAPETGDPRVRAKPFVRDGRTHVPLTRSVGGLRAFKTIMPPAPEPAPGSAGVPLPEPRVHEGYEWLYVLSGRLRLLLGEHDLVLTAGEAAEFDTRTPHAFFNAGPQPVEFLSLFGPQGERMHLRARPTPATEGPR; encoded by the coding sequence ATGAGCAACGACGAGGAATCCGAGCTCGCGGAGGTACTCACCGCGGTCGGCCCCCGGCTGCGCGAGCTGCGCCGGACGCGCGGCACCACACTGGCCCAGCTCAGCGAGGCCACCGGAATCTCGCTCTCCACGCTCTCCCGGCTGGAGTCAGGACAGCGCAAGCCCACTCTGGAGCTGCTGCTCCCGCTCGCCAAGGCCCACCGGGTGGCCCTGGACGAACTGGTCGGGGCGCCCGAGACCGGGGACCCGCGTGTCCGCGCCAAGCCCTTCGTCCGGGACGGCCGCACCCATGTGCCGCTGACCCGCAGCGTCGGCGGGCTGCGCGCCTTCAAGACGATCATGCCGCCGGCGCCGGAGCCGGCCCCCGGCTCGGCCGGGGTGCCGCTGCCCGAACCCCGGGTCCACGAGGGCTACGAATGGCTGTACGTGCTCTCCGGGCGGCTCCGGCTGCTGCTGGGCGAGCACGATCTGGTGCTGACGGCCGGCGAGGCGGCCGAGTTCGACACCCGCACCCCGCACGCGTTCTTCAACGCGGGACCCCAGCCGGTGGAGTTCCTCAGCCTGTTCGGGCCGCAGGGCGAGCGGATGCACCTGCGGGCCCGGCCCACCCCCGCCACGGAAGGACCACGATGA
- a CDS encoding SsgA family sporulation/cell division regulator — MITVIEQTVEARLVATAPKVETVPVTLCYDRADPFAMRMAFPAPATLEGIEVSWTFARDLLEAGLDRPSGYGDVRVRPYETGRTVIEFHAPEGVAIVLLASADLRHFLDRSCSVVPPGLEHLYLDVDHSLAELMRGSC, encoded by the coding sequence TTGATCACCGTTATCGAGCAGACCGTAGAGGCCCGTCTGGTCGCCACCGCGCCGAAGGTCGAGACCGTTCCCGTCACTCTCTGCTACGACCGCGCGGATCCGTTCGCCATGCGCATGGCCTTCCCCGCCCCCGCGACCCTGGAGGGGATCGAGGTGTCGTGGACCTTCGCCCGCGACCTCCTGGAAGCGGGTCTGGACCGCCCGTCCGGGTACGGGGACGTACGCGTCCGGCCGTACGAAACGGGGCGCACCGTGATCGAGTTCCACGCCCCCGAAGGCGTCGCAATCGTTCTGCTGGCCAGCGCCGACCTGCGGCACTTCCTGGACCGCTCCTGCTCGGTGGTCCCGCCCGGCCTCGAGCACCTCTACCTCGACGTGGACCACAGCCTGGCCGAGCTCATGCGCGGCTCCTGCTGA
- a CDS encoding WhiB family transcriptional regulator has product MSMNTIAVGAAAAAWYELALCAETGADFFFPEPGTSLRDAKRLCGACEGRAGCLEYALANDERFGVWGGLSERERSSLRPR; this is encoded by the coding sequence ATGTCCATGAACACAATCGCTGTGGGGGCAGCTGCCGCTGCCTGGTACGAACTCGCCCTGTGCGCCGAGACGGGCGCCGACTTCTTCTTCCCGGAGCCGGGAACGTCCCTGCGGGACGCGAAGAGGCTGTGCGGTGCGTGCGAGGGACGGGCGGGCTGCCTGGAGTACGCGCTGGCCAACGACGAGCGCTTCGGCGTCTGGGGCGGCTTGTCCGAACGCGAACGCTCCTCCCTCCGCCCCCGCTAG
- a CDS encoding NAD(P)/FAD-dependent oxidoreductase produces the protein MTNADRADEATGAAGAEAGAEVEVLVVGAGAAGLGGALTLARARRSVLVLDSGSPRNAPARHMHGYPGFDGANPAELLARARAEATAYGVRFAEAAAIAADRLPDGGFLVRCDDGSSVRAARLLVATGLVDVLPELPGLAGRWGRDVLHCPYCHGWEVRDRPLAVLATGPTAVHQAQLWRQWSDRITLLRNGRPLTPEQYGELAARGIAVADGAATGLRLTPDDRLAGVELADGTVVACEALVVAPGFAARAAVLTALGLPLTEVVREGQTVGTVVDADPNTGATALPGVWAAGNVTAPFEKVVGAAAQGVRAAAAINADLIAVEIRRATGAHRATPATP, from the coding sequence ATGACGAATGCAGACCGAGCAGATGAGGCAACGGGGGCAGCAGGGGCTGAGGCGGGGGCCGAGGTCGAGGTGCTGGTGGTCGGAGCCGGGGCGGCCGGTCTCGGCGGGGCGCTGACCCTGGCCCGGGCCCGGCGCTCGGTGCTGGTGCTCGACTCCGGCAGCCCGCGGAACGCCCCCGCCCGGCACATGCACGGCTATCCGGGCTTCGACGGGGCGAACCCCGCCGAGCTGCTCGCCCGGGCCCGGGCCGAGGCGACGGCGTACGGGGTGCGCTTTGCCGAGGCCGCGGCGATCGCGGCGGACCGGCTGCCGGACGGCGGCTTCCTGGTCCGCTGTGACGACGGCAGCTCGGTCCGCGCCGCCCGGCTGCTGGTCGCCACCGGCCTGGTGGACGTACTGCCCGAGCTGCCGGGCCTGGCCGGGCGCTGGGGCCGGGACGTACTGCACTGCCCGTACTGCCACGGCTGGGAGGTCCGGGACCGGCCCCTGGCGGTCCTGGCCACCGGCCCCACGGCCGTCCACCAGGCACAGCTGTGGCGCCAGTGGAGCGACCGGATCACCCTGCTCCGGAACGGCCGGCCACTCACCCCGGAGCAGTACGGGGAACTGGCCGCCCGCGGTATCGCTGTTGCGGACGGCGCGGCCACCGGTCTCCGGCTGACGCCGGACGACCGCCTGGCCGGGGTGGAGCTGGCCGATGGCACGGTGGTGGCCTGCGAGGCCCTGGTGGTCGCCCCGGGCTTCGCCGCCCGCGCCGCGGTCCTCACCGCCCTCGGCCTCCCGCTGACGGAGGTCGTGCGGGAAGGCCAGACCGTCGGCACGGTCGTGGACGCCGACCCGAACACCGGAGCCACCGCCCTGCCGGGGGTCTGGGCGGCCGGCAATGTGACCGCTCCGTTCGAGAAGGTGGTGGGAGCGGCGGCGCAGGGGGTCCGCGCGGCGGCAGCCATCAACGCGGACCTGATCGCCGTGGAGATCCGCCGCGCGACCGGGGCGCACCGGGCGACGCCGGCGACGCCGTAG
- a CDS encoding MBL fold metallo-hydrolase, with the protein MADLTVERAGRLNRPAGVRSIRLGETKVSYVPDGDVRLRPLQLLPDSTDEVWAAHPEYLDANGHLVGSVGALLVEHGDRALLIDAGFGPQTLEVPDGPLATIHGGALPKGLAGLGRAPEDIEAVAFTHLHSDHLGWACHPAPGGDRPLLAHADYLISEQEWGGRDLLEAQGMAEQVAALAPRVRTVTDGQEVFPGVQVRITPGHTVGHAEYVITGGGRRLIAFGDALHSPIQIDRPEWSSGFDHDLAATAEHRRRLVAELAEPGTIGFGVHLADVVFGHVRRDGDGPAWQPVDA; encoded by the coding sequence ATGGCCGACTTGACGGTGGAGCGAGCCGGACGACTGAACCGGCCGGCGGGAGTCCGCTCGATACGGCTGGGCGAGACGAAGGTGTCGTACGTGCCGGACGGCGATGTGCGGCTCCGGCCGCTGCAGCTGCTCCCGGACAGCACCGACGAGGTGTGGGCGGCACACCCGGAGTACCTGGACGCCAACGGCCACCTCGTGGGGAGCGTCGGCGCCCTGCTGGTGGAGCACGGCGACCGCGCGCTGCTGATCGACGCGGGCTTCGGCCCGCAGACACTGGAGGTCCCGGACGGCCCCCTGGCCACGATCCACGGAGGTGCGCTCCCCAAGGGCCTGGCCGGCCTCGGACGCGCCCCCGAGGACATCGAAGCCGTTGCCTTCACCCACCTCCACTCCGATCACCTCGGCTGGGCCTGTCACCCCGCCCCCGGCGGTGACCGGCCCCTGCTCGCCCACGCCGACTACCTGATCTCCGAGCAGGAGTGGGGCGGGCGCGACCTCCTGGAGGCCCAGGGCATGGCCGAGCAGGTCGCGGCCCTCGCGCCGCGGGTGCGTACGGTCACGGACGGGCAGGAGGTCTTCCCCGGCGTGCAGGTACGCATCACCCCCGGCCACACCGTCGGGCACGCCGAGTACGTCATCACCGGCGGCGGACGGCGACTGATCGCCTTCGGTGACGCCCTGCACTCGCCGATCCAGATCGACCGCCCCGAATGGTCCTCCGGCTTCGACCACGACCTCGCCGCCACCGCCGAGCACCGCCGGCGCCTCGTCGCCGAGCTGGCGGAGCCCGGCACCATCGGCTTCGGCGTCCACCTCGCCGACGTGGTCTTCGGACACGTCCGGCGGGACGGGGACGGCCCGGCCTGGCAGCCGGTGGACGCCTGA
- a CDS encoding ATP-dependent DNA ligase, whose protein sequence is MDLPVMPPVKPMLAKSVARIPPGMQYEAKWDGFRAIVHRDGAEVEIGSRTGKSLTRYFPELVEALRANLPERCVVDGEIVIVHDGRLDFDRLTERIHPAASRVKLLAETTPASFVAFDVLALGDEALLDTPLSDRRDALVHALSMAKPPVHLAPATTDATQAQEWFERFEGAGLDGVIAKPLDLPYRPDARLMFKIKHERTADVVVAGYRFHKSGPIVGSLLLGLYDAHGALQHVGVCAAFPMKRRAELVEELEPLRMDGAAGHPWAAWTEEAAHESARLPGAQSRWTGKKDLSWVPVRPERVCEVAYDHMEGDRFRHTAQFRRWRPDRTPESCTYAQLEEVVRYDLDQVLGGGRGA, encoded by the coding sequence ATGGATCTGCCGGTGATGCCCCCCGTGAAGCCGATGCTCGCCAAGTCCGTGGCCCGGATCCCGCCGGGTATGCAGTACGAGGCGAAATGGGACGGCTTCCGGGCCATCGTGCACCGCGACGGCGCGGAGGTGGAGATCGGCAGCCGCACCGGGAAGTCCCTGACCCGGTACTTCCCCGAGCTGGTCGAGGCGCTCCGGGCCAATCTGCCGGAGCGTTGTGTGGTGGACGGGGAGATCGTCATCGTGCACGACGGGCGGCTCGACTTCGACCGGCTGACCGAACGGATCCATCCGGCCGCCTCCCGGGTCAAGCTGCTCGCCGAGACCACCCCCGCCTCCTTCGTCGCCTTCGATGTGCTTGCGCTCGGTGACGAGGCATTGCTCGACACCCCGCTGTCCGATCGCCGTGACGCCCTCGTCCACGCCCTGTCCATGGCCAAGCCCCCCGTCCATCTGGCGCCCGCCACCACCGACGCCACGCAGGCTCAGGAGTGGTTCGAGCGGTTCGAGGGCGCCGGACTGGACGGGGTGATCGCCAAACCGCTCGATCTCCCCTACCGGCCCGATGCCCGCCTGATGTTCAAAATCAAGCACGAGCGTACGGCCGACGTGGTCGTCGCGGGCTACCGCTTCCACAAGAGCGGTCCGATTGTCGGATCGCTCCTGCTGGGCCTGTACGACGCGCACGGCGCCCTGCAGCACGTCGGCGTCTGCGCCGCCTTCCCCATGAAGCGCCGCGCCGAGCTCGTCGAGGAGCTGGAGCCGCTGCGGATGGACGGGGCGGCGGGCCACCCGTGGGCCGCCTGGACCGAGGAGGCGGCGCACGAGAGTGCCCGGCTCCCGGGGGCGCAGAGCCGCTGGACCGGGAAGAAGGACCTGTCATGGGTGCCGGTGCGCCCCGAGCGGGTGTGCGAGGTGGCGTACGACCACATGGAGGGCGACCGCTTCCGGCACACGGCCCAGTTCCGCCGGTGGCGGCCGGACCGGACGCCGGAGAGCTGCACGTACGCCCAATTGGAGGAGGTCGTCCGGTACGACCTGGACCAGGTACTGGGCGGCGGCCGGGGCGCCTAG
- a CDS encoding NAD(P)/FAD-dependent oxidoreductase — MAHVLVIGGGVGGLATALIAARHGHTAELFERDTRAPGRALDRDFFGWRRSAVPQATQPHVLLGAARTVLRTELPDVYEDMLRLGARERHELDWFDERPAARPGDEDLVMLQARRIVLESALSTALRAEPGVIIRYGAPVTGLLTVAGCRATGVRTADGDHPGDLVVDSGGRRGGTERWLAAAGCRPAVVERHRTGLAYFCRWYRLPAGREDGPRRPWAVTGGTFAGCAVFPADNRVFAVTLIVHTADPTRSALRAPAVFEAAARTFPPGAAWLGLGAEPLSEVHASASLDNRWSALVDEHGPVVSGFVPVGDAVTHTNPTLGQGMSLALWAAQRVGRTAHQDPGSVEFAAEYHAWAVRTLKPWFDFQVVADAAIGERFATQVSRTGTAREVAALFDCALDDPEVMRARARVRHLAEPPERAYADPEIRARVARWLAARPDYRPNAAGPDRAEWEKLTAG, encoded by the coding sequence ATGGCACATGTGCTGGTCATCGGAGGCGGGGTCGGCGGGCTGGCCACCGCGCTGATCGCAGCCCGGCACGGGCACACCGCCGAGCTGTTCGAGCGGGACACCCGTGCCCCCGGCCGGGCCCTCGACCGCGATTTCTTCGGCTGGCGGCGCTCCGCGGTCCCGCAGGCCACCCAGCCGCATGTGCTGCTCGGCGCCGCCCGCACGGTGCTGCGTACCGAACTGCCCGACGTATACGAGGACATGCTGCGGCTCGGGGCCCGGGAGCGGCACGAACTGGACTGGTTCGACGAGCGGCCGGCGGCCCGGCCGGGCGACGAGGACCTCGTCATGCTCCAGGCCCGCCGGATCGTCCTGGAGAGCGCCCTGTCCACCGCCCTGCGCGCCGAGCCCGGTGTGATCATCCGTTACGGGGCGCCGGTCACCGGCCTGTTGACGGTCGCCGGATGCCGGGCGACCGGGGTGCGGACCGCCGACGGCGACCACCCGGGCGACCTGGTGGTCGACTCGGGCGGCCGGCGCGGCGGCACCGAGCGCTGGCTGGCGGCAGCCGGCTGCCGCCCGGCCGTCGTGGAGCGGCACCGTACCGGCCTGGCGTACTTCTGCCGCTGGTACCGGCTGCCGGCCGGCCGGGAGGACGGCCCGCGTCGGCCGTGGGCGGTGACCGGCGGCACCTTCGCCGGCTGTGCGGTCTTCCCCGCCGACAACCGGGTGTTCGCGGTCACCCTGATCGTGCACACTGCGGACCCGACCCGGTCCGCGCTCCGCGCCCCGGCGGTCTTCGAGGCCGCCGCGCGCACCTTCCCGCCCGGCGCGGCCTGGCTGGGCCTGGGGGCCGAGCCGCTGTCCGAGGTGCACGCCTCGGCGAGCCTCGACAACCGGTGGAGTGCCCTGGTCGACGAACACGGGCCGGTGGTCAGCGGTTTCGTGCCGGTGGGCGATGCCGTCACGCACACCAACCCGACCCTGGGGCAGGGCATGTCCCTCGCCCTGTGGGCGGCCCAGCGGGTCGGCAGGACCGCGCACCAGGACCCGGGATCGGTGGAGTTCGCCGCCGAATACCACGCATGGGCGGTCCGGACCCTCAAGCCCTGGTTCGATTTCCAGGTGGTGGCGGACGCGGCGATCGGGGAGCGGTTCGCGACGCAGGTCAGCCGTACCGGCACGGCGCGCGAGGTGGCCGCGCTGTTCGACTGCGCGCTGGATGACCCGGAGGTGATGCGGGCGAGGGCCCGGGTCCGGCATCTGGCGGAACCGCCCGAGCGGGCGTACGCGGACCCGGAGATCCGGGCCCGGGTCGCCCGCTGGCTGGCCGCCCGCCCGGACTACCGGCCGAATGCGGCGGGCCCGGACCGCGCGGAATGGGAGAAACTCACGGCGGGCTGA
- a CDS encoding ABC-F family ATP-binding cassette domain-containing protein, with product MSHAPSFVTCSRLAFDWPDGTPVFEDLDLAIGPGRTGLIGLNGCGKSTLLKLVAGELQPSDGQIAAAGTIGHLPQGTILDTALRVDEVLGIAATRAALHAIEAGEATEANFAAVGDDWDVEERAHAMLDRLGLGRIGLDRTVGDLSGGESVLLRLASLLLARPDVLLLDEPTNNLDLRARRRLYDAVESWSGVMVVVSHDRELLERVDQIAELREGEVRWYGGNFTAYEEIVAAEQETAERMVRVAEADVQRQKRELADAHVKLARRKRYGQKMFETKREPKIVMNARKRAAQESAGKHRIMHTEKLAEARERLDQAVEAVRDDDEIRIELPATRVPAGRNVLTLRELVLAHGGGVPVVPGELDLRGPERIALVGRNGSGKTTLLRTIAGLLPAAAGEAVGHVPARFLPQRLDVLDDGLSVVENVARFAPEATNNRIRARLAHFLFRGARADQPAGTLSGGERFRAALAALLLAEPAPQLLMLDEPTNNLDLASVRQLTDALESYEGALVVASHDVPFLESIGITRWLLLDGELRPTTAAEVRAAMWHD from the coding sequence ATGAGTCATGCCCCCTCTTTTGTCACCTGCTCCCGCCTCGCCTTCGACTGGCCCGACGGAACCCCCGTCTTCGAGGATCTCGATCTCGCCATCGGCCCCGGCCGCACCGGTCTGATCGGCCTCAACGGCTGTGGCAAGTCGACCCTGTTGAAGCTCGTCGCCGGTGAACTCCAGCCCTCCGACGGTCAGATCGCGGCGGCCGGCACCATCGGCCACCTCCCCCAGGGCACCATCCTCGACACCGCACTGCGGGTGGACGAGGTCCTGGGCATCGCGGCCACCCGGGCCGCCCTGCACGCCATCGAGGCGGGCGAGGCGACCGAGGCGAACTTCGCGGCCGTCGGCGACGACTGGGACGTGGAAGAGCGCGCCCATGCCATGCTCGACCGGCTGGGCCTGGGCCGGATCGGGCTCGACCGTACGGTCGGCGACCTGTCCGGCGGCGAGTCCGTACTCCTGCGGCTCGCTTCCCTGCTCCTCGCCCGCCCCGACGTCCTGCTGCTCGACGAACCGACCAACAACCTGGACCTGCGGGCCCGGCGGCGGCTGTACGACGCCGTGGAGTCCTGGTCCGGAGTGATGGTCGTGGTCAGCCACGACCGGGAGCTGCTGGAACGGGTCGACCAGATCGCCGAGCTGCGCGAGGGTGAGGTCCGCTGGTACGGCGGGAACTTCACGGCGTACGAGGAGATCGTCGCGGCCGAGCAGGAAACGGCCGAACGGATGGTCCGGGTCGCGGAGGCCGACGTACAGCGGCAGAAGCGCGAACTGGCCGACGCCCACGTCAAGCTGGCCCGGCGGAAGCGCTACGGCCAGAAGATGTTCGAGACCAAGCGCGAGCCCAAGATCGTGATGAATGCGCGCAAGCGGGCCGCCCAGGAGTCGGCCGGCAAGCACCGCATCATGCACACCGAGAAACTGGCAGAGGCCCGGGAGCGGCTCGACCAGGCCGTCGAGGCGGTCCGGGACGACGACGAAATCCGGATCGAACTGCCGGCCACCCGGGTGCCGGCGGGGCGGAACGTCCTGACCCTGCGCGAGCTGGTGCTCGCGCACGGGGGCGGCGTACCGGTGGTTCCCGGCGAGCTGGACCTGCGCGGGCCGGAGCGGATCGCCCTGGTCGGCCGGAACGGATCGGGCAAGACCACCCTGCTGCGCACGATCGCGGGGCTGCTCCCGGCCGCCGCCGGGGAGGCGGTCGGCCACGTTCCGGCGCGGTTCCTGCCGCAGCGGCTGGATGTGCTGGACGACGGGCTGTCGGTGGTGGAGAACGTGGCGCGGTTCGCGCCGGAGGCCACCAACAACCGGATCAGGGCGCGCCTGGCGCACTTCCTCTTCCGGGGCGCCCGGGCGGACCAGCCGGCGGGCACCCTGTCCGGCGGCGAACGGTTCCGGGCGGCGCTGGCGGCACTGCTGCTGGCGGAGCCGGCTCCGCAGCTGCTGATGCTGGACGAGCCGACGAACAACCTGGATCTGGCGAGCGTGCGGCAGCTGACCGATGCGCTGGAGTCGTACGAGGGGGCGCTCGTGGTGGCCAGCCACGATGTGCCGTTCCTGGAGTCGATCGGCATCACGCGGTGGCTGCTGCTCGACGGTGAGCTGCGGCCGACCACGGCGGCGGAGGTACGCGCAGCCATGTGGCACGACTGA
- a CDS encoding acyl-ACP desaturase: MTITSPHLGSSEAWTDAKLLYALEEVVEKELNRHLKITKDWMPHEYVPWSDGRNFPGFFEDGEAWDPSQSKVTDIGKIALVVNLLTEDNLPSYHHEIATLFGRNGAWGTWVHRWTAEEGRHGIVMRDYLLASRAVDPDKLEAFRMQHMSEGFESDNRHSMLHSVAYVAFQELATRISHRNTGHQSGDPVCDRMLARIAADENLHMIFYRNLLGAAFEIAPDLTMQAVRDVVVNFRMPGHGMPGFERMAAQMAIGGVYNLRIHHDDVLSPVLRFLKVMEIDGLGPEGQQAQDELGLFMNGLDAEARKLDEKLAARAARIAARKA; encoded by the coding sequence GTGACGATCACCTCTCCCCACCTCGGCAGCTCGGAGGCGTGGACCGACGCCAAACTGCTGTACGCGCTGGAAGAGGTGGTTGAGAAGGAGCTCAACCGCCACCTGAAGATCACCAAGGACTGGATGCCGCACGAGTACGTGCCGTGGAGCGACGGCCGTAACTTCCCCGGCTTCTTCGAGGACGGGGAGGCCTGGGACCCCAGCCAGTCCAAGGTGACCGACATCGGCAAGATCGCGCTGGTGGTGAACCTCCTCACCGAGGACAACCTGCCCAGCTACCACCACGAGATCGCCACCCTCTTCGGCCGCAACGGCGCCTGGGGCACCTGGGTGCACCGGTGGACCGCGGAGGAGGGCCGGCACGGCATCGTGATGCGCGACTACCTGCTGGCCTCGCGCGCCGTGGACCCGGACAAGCTGGAAGCGTTCCGGATGCAGCACATGTCGGAGGGCTTCGAGTCCGACAACCGGCACTCGATGCTGCACTCGGTCGCGTACGTGGCCTTCCAGGAGCTCGCCACCCGCATCTCGCACCGGAACACCGGCCACCAGTCCGGCGACCCCGTGTGCGACCGGATGCTCGCGCGCATCGCGGCCGACGAGAACCTGCACATGATCTTCTACCGCAACCTGCTCGGGGCGGCCTTCGAGATCGCCCCCGACCTCACCATGCAGGCCGTGCGCGACGTGGTCGTCAACTTCCGGATGCCCGGACACGGCATGCCCGGCTTCGAGCGGATGGCCGCGCAGATGGCGATCGGCGGGGTCTACAACCTGCGGATCCACCACGACGACGTGCTGAGCCCGGTCCTCCGCTTCCTGAAGGTCATGGAGATCGACGGCCTCGGTCCGGAGGGCCAGCAGGCCCAGGACGAGCTCGGACTGTTCATGAACGGCCTGGACGCGGAGGCGCGCAAGCTCGACGAGAAGCTGGCCGCCCGGGCGGCCCGCATCGCGGCCCGCAAGGCCTGA
- a CDS encoding nucleotide triphosphate diphosphatase NUDT15 produces the protein MTTAPQHPEHERPERAVPQPNAVVGVGLIVIGSDGRILLGQAHDGRWELPGGKVDPGESFEQAAVRELAEETDLRADPASVRVLAVQLDADPGTTRLTAAAVTERAEGTPAVTEPHKIAGWEWFAPDRIPAALYAPSAAVLRHWRPDLTALPDVPSYDYPTAT, from the coding sequence ATGACCACCGCACCCCAGCACCCGGAGCACGAACGCCCGGAGCGGGCCGTCCCGCAGCCCAATGCCGTCGTCGGCGTGGGCCTGATCGTGATCGGCAGCGACGGGCGGATCCTGCTCGGGCAGGCCCACGACGGCCGGTGGGAGCTGCCGGGCGGCAAGGTGGACCCCGGGGAGTCCTTCGAGCAGGCCGCGGTCCGCGAGCTCGCCGAGGAGACGGACCTGCGGGCCGACCCGGCATCGGTCCGGGTGCTCGCCGTCCAGCTCGACGCCGACCCGGGCACCACCCGGCTGACCGCGGCGGCCGTCACCGAGCGGGCCGAGGGCACCCCGGCCGTCACCGAGCCGCACAAGATCGCCGGCTGGGAGTGGTTCGCCCCGGACCGGATCCCGGCCGCGCTGTACGCCCCCTCGGCGGCCGTCCTGCGCCACTGGCGCCCGGACCTCACGGCCCTGCCGGACGTCCCCTCGTACGACTACCCGACGGCAACCTAG